One region of Bactrocera neohumeralis isolate Rockhampton chromosome 5, APGP_CSIRO_Bneo_wtdbg2-racon-allhic-juicebox.fasta_v2, whole genome shotgun sequence genomic DNA includes:
- the LOC126759702 gene encoding coronin-7 isoform X4 produces MAWRFKASKYKNAAPIVPKPEACIRDICVGSYQTFGNNIAASAAFMAFNWEHTGSSVAVLPLDDCGRKSKIMPLLHGHTDTVTDLEFSPFHDGLLATASQDCLVKIWHIPEKGLEASLSDPECVFSHKQRRVETVGFHPTADGLLHSTAVGCVTLFDITTQKELFSNNEHPEVIQSVSWKQDGTTLATSCKDKNVRILDPRIADSPIQMVAESHQSIKDSRVVWLGNQTRILTTGFDSARLRQVIIRDLRNFSVPEKTLELDCSTGILMPLYDPDTNMLFLAGKGDTTINYLEVSDKDPYLTEGLRHTGEQTKGACLVPKRALKVMEGEVNRVLQLTSNMVIPIMYQVPRKTYRDFHSDLYPETTGYKTELTASEWFGGANMPVPKMSLDPAKRELGDSPIIPRLGPKPFSSNSGDVSFDKVFAVPVAPGSQENIHHASTAGSADNGGDSFVAPAPPAPLAATTPNKPDLIVEIEIKKPNADNAGDSSVQKSLSTSERRKIFEQTHSESSENSTEGDDKPDAELRRFSAARNSIAERRRLYESRSKSTVEEKSQSPVPLRRELSKGEPFKPQQQANLVTPTGDVKRISAPEGKLLEERRRNVTTTVDGGAAIKKSATEAAITTTHKRTSTVFGKVSKFRHLKGTTGHKSTHIENLRNLSRQIPGECNGFHANHERVAVPLSGPGGKIAIFELSRPGRLPDGVIPSLVNGSNIMDFQWDPFDSSRLAVACDDGIVKLWRIPEGGLNEPTNTPERELIAHLDKIYFIRFHPLAEDVLLTASYDMTIKLWDLHTLEEKILLTGHTDQIFDLAWSPCGKMAATVCKDGKLRVYNPRKSETPIREGNGPVGTRGARITWALEGQYIVCTGFDKVSERQISVYNAQKLNAPLNTASLDVSPSILIPYYDEDSSTLFVTGKGDSTIYCYEITDEEPYICPLSHHRCTSLHQGLSFLTKNHCDVASVEFSKAYRLTNTTIEPLSFTVPRIKSELFQDDLFPPTRVTWKPTLSADEWFACNDRKATKLSLQPEGMEALSSIQQVAPAKKIEHAGNGSSGGAMTRAEFEKNKQQEIQKSVSARLEYNTKLEQDDMEGVDENEWQED; encoded by the exons ATGGCGTGGCGCTTTAAAGCATCCAAATACAAGAATGCCGCACCGATCGTCCCGAAGCCGGAGGCATGCATACGTGACATCTGTGTGGGATCGTATCAGACCTTCGGCAATAATATTGCGGCTTCAGCCGCTTTTATGGCCTTCAATTGGGAACACACGGGTTCGAGTGTTGCTGTGCTACCATTAGACGATTGCGGGCGCAAGAGCAAAATAATGCCATTATTACATGGTCATACAGATACTGTAACTGATTTAGAATTCTCACCCTTTCACGATGGACTCTTGGCCACAGCGTCACAAGATTGCCTCGTTAAAATCTGGCATATACCGGAAAAGGGGCTGGAGGCATCACTTTCCGATCCCGAATGTGTGTTTTCACACAAGCAACGTCGCGTAGAGACTGTCGGGTTTCATCCAACAGCCGATGGTTTGCTACACTCCACCGCTGTCGGTTGTGTGACACTCTTCGATATAACAACACAAAAGGAACTTTTCT CTAATAATGAACATCCCGAGGTCATACAGTCGGTAAGCTGGAAACAGGATGGCACAACACTTGCTACTAGCTGCAAGGATAAGAATGTGCGCATATTGGATCCACGCATTGCTGACTCGCCCATACAAATGGTCGCAGAGTCACATCAGAGTATTAAGGATTCTCGTGTCGTATGGTTGGGCAACCAGACGCGTATACTGACCACCGGTTTCGATTCCGCACGTTTGCGTCAGGTTATCATACGTGATTTGCGTAACTTTTCAGTGCCGGAGAAGACATTGGAGCTCGATTGTTCCACCGGTATACTTATGCCACTGTACGATCCCGACACAAATATGTTATTCCTTGCTGGAAAGGGTGACACAACCATTAATTATCTAGAAGTGAGCGACAAAGATCCCTACCTGACTGAAGGTCTGCGTCACACCGGCGAACAGACCAAGGGTGCTTGTTTGGTACCAAAGCGCGCGCTTAAAGTAATGGAAGGCGAAGTGAATCGTGTGCTGCAGTTAACTTCCAACATGGTTATACCCATTATGTATCAGGTGCCACGGAAG ACTTATCGCGATTTCCATAGCGATCTCTACCCGGAAACCACGGGCTACAAGACCGAACTCACGGCCAGCGAATGGTTCGGTGGCGCCAATATGCCTGTGCCAAAGATGAGTTTGGATCCCGCAAAGCGTGAACTGGGCGACTCACCAATAATT CCACGCCTTGGACCCAAACCATTTTCCAGCAATTCCGGCGATGTTTCGTTCGACAAAGTTTTCGCTGTGCCAGTTGCTCCTGGTTCTCAGGAAAATATACATCATGCTTCTACCGCAGGATCGGCTGACAACGGTGGCGATAGTTTTGTTGCGCCAGCACCACCTGCCCCACTGGCGGCCACAACACCAAACAAACCCGATCTGATTGTGGAGATCGAAATTAAAA AACCCAATGCTGATAATGCCGGCGACAGCAGCGTACAGAAATCTCTGTCGACTTCTGAGCGTCGCAAG attttcgAGCAAACACATTCGGAGTCTTCGGAGAACTCTACGGAAGGTGATGATAAACCTGATGCGGAATTGCGTCGTTTCTCGGCTGCGCGAAACAGTATTGCCGAAAGGCGTCGCTTGTATGAGAGCCGTTCGAAGAGCACGGTCGAGGAGAAATCGCAATCGCCAGTGCCACT aCGTCGCGAACTCTCCAAGGGCGAACCATTTAAACCACAACAACAGGCCAATTTGGTCACGCCAACAGGCGATGTCAAACGTATTTCTGCACCCGAGGGTAAACTCTTAGAAGAGCGTCGTCGCAATGTCACAACAACTGTGGATGGTGGCGCTGCCATTAAGAAGTCTGCAACTGAAGCGGCAATAACCACCACACACAAACGCACTTCGACTGTTTTCGGCAAAGTTTCGAAATTCCGTCATCTTAAAGGTACGACCGGTCACAAATCCACACACATTGAGAATCTACGCAATCTCAGTCGTCAGATACCAGGTGAATGTAACGGCTTTCATGCCAACCACGAACGTGTCGCTGTGCCCTTATCGGGTCCTGGCGGTAAAATTGCCATATTCGAGTTAAGCCGTCCGGGTCGTCTACCCGACGGTGTTATACCATCTTTGGTTAACGGCAGCAACATAATGGATTTCCAATGGGATCCATTCGATTCGTCACGTTTGGCTGTGGCCTGTGACGATGGCATAGTTAAGTTGTGGCGTATACCAGAAGGTGGACTCAATGAGCCAACGAACACGCCGGAACGTGAACTCATTGCACATTTGGATAAGATTTACTTTATACGCTTTCATCCGTTGGCCGAAGATGTGCTCTTAACGGCCAGTTACGATATGACAATTAAATTATGGGATTTACATACTTTGGAAGAAAAAATACTATTAACCGGTCACACCGATCAAATATTCGATTTGGCCTGGAGCCCTTGCGGTAAGATGGCCGCCACCGTGTGCAAAGATGGCAAATTACGTGTCTACAATCCACGCAAGTCGGAGACGCCCATACGTGAAGGCAATGGTCCTGTGGGTACGCGAGGTGCACGTATCACTTGGGCGCTGGAGGGTCAATATATCGTTTGCACTGGCTTTGATAA AGTTTCGGAGCGCCAAATAAGCGTATACAATGCACAAAAGCTGAATGCACCATTGAATACGGCCAGTCTAGATGTCTCGCCATCCATACTGATACCTTACTATGATGAGGACAGTTCGACATTGTTTGTGACGGGCAAAGGTGACTCGACCATTTACTGCTATGAGATTACGGATGAGGAGCCATACATTTGTCCTTTATCGCATCACCGTTGCACATCACTGCATCAAGGTTTGAGTTTTCTCACCAAAAATCATTGTGACGTTGCGAGTGTGGAATTTTCGAAAGCGTACAGATTAACTAACACGACTATTGAACCGCTGAGTTTCACTGTGCCACGCATTAAG agCGAACTATTTCAAGACGATCTTTTTCCGCCAACACGCGTCACATGGAAGCCCACACTGTCTGCGGATGAATGGTTTGCATGCAACGATAGGAAAGCGACTAAGTTGAGTCTGCAGCCTGAGGGCATGGAAGCCT TATCATCCATTCAGCAAGTCGCCCCCGCTAAGAAGATAGAGCATGCGGGCAATGGCAGTAGTGGAGGCGCAATGACTCGAGCGGAATTCGAGAAGAATAAACAACAAGAG ATTCAAAAGTCAGTCAGTGCCCGCTTGGAGTACAATACCAAACTGGAGCAGGACGACATGGAAGGTGTGGATGAAAATGAGTGGCAAGAGGATTAA
- the LOC126759702 gene encoding coronin-7 isoform X1, with protein MAWRFKASKYKNAAPIVPKPEACIRDICVGSYQTFGNNIAASAAFMAFNWEHTGSSVAVLPLDDCGRKSKIMPLLHGHTDTVTDLEFSPFHDGLLATASQDCLVKIWHIPEKGLEASLSDPECVFSHKQRRVETVGFHPTADGLLHSTAVGCVTLFDITTQKELFSNNEHPEVIQSVSWKQDGTTLATSCKDKNVRILDPRIADSPIQMVAESHQSIKDSRVVWLGNQTRILTTGFDSARLRQVIIRDLRNFSVPEKTLELDCSTGILMPLYDPDTNMLFLAGKGDTTINYLEVSDKDPYLTEGLRHTGEQTKGACLVPKRALKVMEGEVNRVLQLTSNMVIPIMYQVPRKTYRDFHSDLYPETTGYKTELTASEWFGGANMPVPKMSLDPAKRELGDSPIIVHRGNLSDLIKNIENKKVCNKTPTLKSPNNAMVSSNVLQQQRNGNGNKHFSMKTSIENEKDDSEKARLHDSNASETEKAEEQIGTVGFTKSELLRKFDNKYKTDSEKDGKDTELMRRFSRESPADESTGSSEDASIANAADLSSPQQQQREREGSSGSVGSGVTSPPRPMPRTSRNNSLGDAATTAALASGGGGDEVMPRPRPRTTAAAAYKPRLGPKPFSSNSGDVSFDKVFAVPVAPGSQENIHHASTAGSADNGGDSFVAPAPPAPLAATTPNKPDLIVEIEIKKPNADNAGDSSVQKSLSTSERRKSSADADESPDKIFEQTHSESSENSTEGDDKPDAELRRFSAARNSIAERRRLYESRSKSTVEEKSQSPVPLRRELSKGEPFKPQQQANLVTPTGDVKRISAPEGKLLEERRRNVTTTVDGGAAIKKSATEAAITTTHKRTSTVFGKVSKFRHLKGTTGHKSTHIENLRNLSRQIPGECNGFHANHERVAVPLSGPGGKIAIFELSRPGRLPDGVIPSLVNGSNIMDFQWDPFDSSRLAVACDDGIVKLWRIPEGGLNEPTNTPERELIAHLDKIYFIRFHPLAEDVLLTASYDMTIKLWDLHTLEEKILLTGHTDQIFDLAWSPCGKMAATVCKDGKLRVYNPRKSETPIREGNGPVGTRGARITWALEGQYIVCTGFDKVSERQISVYNAQKLNAPLNTASLDVSPSILIPYYDEDSSTLFVTGKGDSTIYCYEITDEEPYICPLSHHRCTSLHQGLSFLTKNHCDVASVEFSKAYRLTNTTIEPLSFTVPRIKSELFQDDLFPPTRVTWKPTLSADEWFACNDRKATKLSLQPEGMEALSSIQQVAPAKKIEHAGNGSSGGAMTRAEFEKNKQQEIQKSVSARLEYNTKLEQDDMEGVDENEWQED; from the exons ATGGCGTGGCGCTTTAAAGCATCCAAATACAAGAATGCCGCACCGATCGTCCCGAAGCCGGAGGCATGCATACGTGACATCTGTGTGGGATCGTATCAGACCTTCGGCAATAATATTGCGGCTTCAGCCGCTTTTATGGCCTTCAATTGGGAACACACGGGTTCGAGTGTTGCTGTGCTACCATTAGACGATTGCGGGCGCAAGAGCAAAATAATGCCATTATTACATGGTCATACAGATACTGTAACTGATTTAGAATTCTCACCCTTTCACGATGGACTCTTGGCCACAGCGTCACAAGATTGCCTCGTTAAAATCTGGCATATACCGGAAAAGGGGCTGGAGGCATCACTTTCCGATCCCGAATGTGTGTTTTCACACAAGCAACGTCGCGTAGAGACTGTCGGGTTTCATCCAACAGCCGATGGTTTGCTACACTCCACCGCTGTCGGTTGTGTGACACTCTTCGATATAACAACACAAAAGGAACTTTTCT CTAATAATGAACATCCCGAGGTCATACAGTCGGTAAGCTGGAAACAGGATGGCACAACACTTGCTACTAGCTGCAAGGATAAGAATGTGCGCATATTGGATCCACGCATTGCTGACTCGCCCATACAAATGGTCGCAGAGTCACATCAGAGTATTAAGGATTCTCGTGTCGTATGGTTGGGCAACCAGACGCGTATACTGACCACCGGTTTCGATTCCGCACGTTTGCGTCAGGTTATCATACGTGATTTGCGTAACTTTTCAGTGCCGGAGAAGACATTGGAGCTCGATTGTTCCACCGGTATACTTATGCCACTGTACGATCCCGACACAAATATGTTATTCCTTGCTGGAAAGGGTGACACAACCATTAATTATCTAGAAGTGAGCGACAAAGATCCCTACCTGACTGAAGGTCTGCGTCACACCGGCGAACAGACCAAGGGTGCTTGTTTGGTACCAAAGCGCGCGCTTAAAGTAATGGAAGGCGAAGTGAATCGTGTGCTGCAGTTAACTTCCAACATGGTTATACCCATTATGTATCAGGTGCCACGGAAG ACTTATCGCGATTTCCATAGCGATCTCTACCCGGAAACCACGGGCTACAAGACCGAACTCACGGCCAGCGAATGGTTCGGTGGCGCCAATATGCCTGTGCCAAAGATGAGTTTGGATCCCGCAAAGCGTGAACTGGGCGACTCACCAATAATT GTACATCGTGGTAATTTGagtgatttaattaaaaatattgaaaacaaaaaagtatgcaacaaaacACCAACCCTAAAATCGCCTAACAATGCGATGGTCTCAAGTAatgtgttgcaacaacaacgcaacGGTAATGGCAACAAACATTTCTCAATGAAAACAAGTATAGAAAATGAAAAGGACGATAGCGAAAAAGCGCGTTTGCACGACAGCAACGCCAGCGAAACGGAAAAAGCTGAGGAGCAAATTGGTACCGTGGGATTTACTAAATCCGAATTGCTACGTAAATTCgacaacaaatataaaactgATTCAGAGAAGGATGGCAAAGATACGGAATTGATGCGACGCTTTAGTCGCGAATCACCTGCTGATGAGTCAACCGGCAGCAGTGAGGATGCCTCAATTGCAAATGCGGCAGATTTATCATcgccacagcagcagcaacgtGAACGCGAGGGCAGTAGTGGCAGCGTTGGTAGCGGTGTAACCTCACCACCGCGTCCGATGCCGCGTACTTCGCGTAATAATTCTCTAGGCGATGCAGCCACAACTGCTGCACTCGcaagtggtggtggtggtgatgaGGTTATGCCGCGACCACGTCCACGCACCACGGCTGCAGCCGCTTACAAG CCACGCCTTGGACCCAAACCATTTTCCAGCAATTCCGGCGATGTTTCGTTCGACAAAGTTTTCGCTGTGCCAGTTGCTCCTGGTTCTCAGGAAAATATACATCATGCTTCTACCGCAGGATCGGCTGACAACGGTGGCGATAGTTTTGTTGCGCCAGCACCACCTGCCCCACTGGCGGCCACAACACCAAACAAACCCGATCTGATTGTGGAGATCGAAATTAAAA AACCCAATGCTGATAATGCCGGCGACAGCAGCGTACAGAAATCTCTGTCGACTTCTGAGCGTCGCAAG TCCTCGGCTGATGCTGATGAATCGCCCGATAAG attttcgAGCAAACACATTCGGAGTCTTCGGAGAACTCTACGGAAGGTGATGATAAACCTGATGCGGAATTGCGTCGTTTCTCGGCTGCGCGAAACAGTATTGCCGAAAGGCGTCGCTTGTATGAGAGCCGTTCGAAGAGCACGGTCGAGGAGAAATCGCAATCGCCAGTGCCACT aCGTCGCGAACTCTCCAAGGGCGAACCATTTAAACCACAACAACAGGCCAATTTGGTCACGCCAACAGGCGATGTCAAACGTATTTCTGCACCCGAGGGTAAACTCTTAGAAGAGCGTCGTCGCAATGTCACAACAACTGTGGATGGTGGCGCTGCCATTAAGAAGTCTGCAACTGAAGCGGCAATAACCACCACACACAAACGCACTTCGACTGTTTTCGGCAAAGTTTCGAAATTCCGTCATCTTAAAGGTACGACCGGTCACAAATCCACACACATTGAGAATCTACGCAATCTCAGTCGTCAGATACCAGGTGAATGTAACGGCTTTCATGCCAACCACGAACGTGTCGCTGTGCCCTTATCGGGTCCTGGCGGTAAAATTGCCATATTCGAGTTAAGCCGTCCGGGTCGTCTACCCGACGGTGTTATACCATCTTTGGTTAACGGCAGCAACATAATGGATTTCCAATGGGATCCATTCGATTCGTCACGTTTGGCTGTGGCCTGTGACGATGGCATAGTTAAGTTGTGGCGTATACCAGAAGGTGGACTCAATGAGCCAACGAACACGCCGGAACGTGAACTCATTGCACATTTGGATAAGATTTACTTTATACGCTTTCATCCGTTGGCCGAAGATGTGCTCTTAACGGCCAGTTACGATATGACAATTAAATTATGGGATTTACATACTTTGGAAGAAAAAATACTATTAACCGGTCACACCGATCAAATATTCGATTTGGCCTGGAGCCCTTGCGGTAAGATGGCCGCCACCGTGTGCAAAGATGGCAAATTACGTGTCTACAATCCACGCAAGTCGGAGACGCCCATACGTGAAGGCAATGGTCCTGTGGGTACGCGAGGTGCACGTATCACTTGGGCGCTGGAGGGTCAATATATCGTTTGCACTGGCTTTGATAA AGTTTCGGAGCGCCAAATAAGCGTATACAATGCACAAAAGCTGAATGCACCATTGAATACGGCCAGTCTAGATGTCTCGCCATCCATACTGATACCTTACTATGATGAGGACAGTTCGACATTGTTTGTGACGGGCAAAGGTGACTCGACCATTTACTGCTATGAGATTACGGATGAGGAGCCATACATTTGTCCTTTATCGCATCACCGTTGCACATCACTGCATCAAGGTTTGAGTTTTCTCACCAAAAATCATTGTGACGTTGCGAGTGTGGAATTTTCGAAAGCGTACAGATTAACTAACACGACTATTGAACCGCTGAGTTTCACTGTGCCACGCATTAAG agCGAACTATTTCAAGACGATCTTTTTCCGCCAACACGCGTCACATGGAAGCCCACACTGTCTGCGGATGAATGGTTTGCATGCAACGATAGGAAAGCGACTAAGTTGAGTCTGCAGCCTGAGGGCATGGAAGCCT TATCATCCATTCAGCAAGTCGCCCCCGCTAAGAAGATAGAGCATGCGGGCAATGGCAGTAGTGGAGGCGCAATGACTCGAGCGGAATTCGAGAAGAATAAACAACAAGAG ATTCAAAAGTCAGTCAGTGCCCGCTTGGAGTACAATACCAAACTGGAGCAGGACGACATGGAAGGTGTGGATGAAAATGAGTGGCAAGAGGATTAA